A genomic segment from Pseudosulfitobacter sp. DSM 107133 encodes:
- the hemW gene encoding radical SAM family heme chaperone HemW: MTEDWQNGGFGIYIHWPFCAAKCPYCDFNSHVARTIDHAAWRDAYLEEIRKAADQTPGRIVHTVFFGGGTPSLMEPWVVADIIDAIRKHWPTANDMEITLEANPGSVEAQRFANFRAGGVNRISMGIQALNDEDLRRLGRIHSADEARAAFDIARKTFDRVSFDLIYGRQKQTLNEWEAELKQALNMAIDHLSLYQLTIEQGTAFGDRYNAGKLAGLPDEDRAADMFTLTRDICADFGMPAYEVSNHARDGAQSRHNLIYWRYGDYVGIGPGAHGRITTDGQRFATEAPSNPKRWLEKLRQLPNVALTGEDQANEFLLMGLRLTDGVDLARFEALSGRSVAPDTLKNLSELGLLNQRGRNISVTEQGVSVLNGVLRELLAD, from the coding sequence TTGACTGAAGACTGGCAAAACGGCGGCTTTGGAATTTATATCCACTGGCCGTTTTGCGCAGCCAAATGCCCCTATTGCGACTTTAACAGCCATGTAGCCCGCACCATCGACCACGCCGCGTGGCGCGATGCCTATCTGGAAGAAATCCGCAAAGCCGCCGATCAAACACCCGGACGCATCGTGCATACCGTGTTTTTTGGCGGCGGCACCCCCAGCCTGATGGAGCCCTGGGTCGTCGCCGACATCATCGACGCCATTCGCAAACACTGGCCTACCGCAAACGACATGGAAATCACGCTGGAAGCCAACCCCGGTTCGGTCGAGGCGCAGCGGTTTGCCAATTTCCGGGCGGGGGGCGTGAACCGGATTTCGATGGGCATTCAGGCATTGAACGACGAAGACTTGCGGCGCCTGGGTCGTATCCATTCCGCTGACGAAGCCCGCGCCGCCTTTGACATCGCGCGCAAGACTTTTGATCGGGTCAGTTTTGATCTGATCTATGGACGGCAAAAGCAGACACTGAACGAATGGGAAGCCGAGCTGAAGCAGGCTCTGAACATGGCGATCGACCATTTGTCTTTATATCAGTTGACCATCGAACAAGGCACGGCTTTCGGCGACCGCTACAATGCGGGCAAACTCGCCGGACTACCGGACGAAGACCGCGCTGCCGATATGTTCACCCTGACCCGCGATATTTGTGCCGACTTTGGCATGCCTGCCTATGAGGTCAGCAATCATGCCCGCGACGGTGCGCAATCGCGTCACAATCTGATCTATTGGCGTTATGGTGATTATGTCGGCATCGGTCCCGGCGCGCACGGCCGCATCACCACCGACGGTCAACGCTTTGCCACCGAAGCCCCCAGCAATCCAAAACGCTGGCTGGAAAAGCTGCGGCAATTGCCAAACGTCGCCCTGACCGGTGAAGATCAGGCCAACGAATTTCTTTTGATGGGCCTGCGCCTGACCGATGGCGTGGATTTGGCGCGTTTTGAGGCACTTTCCGGGCGCTCTGTGGCCCCTGATACCCTGAAAAACCTCTCAGAGCTTGGTTTGCTCAATCAGAGAGGCCGAAATATTTCCGTTACAGAACAAGGTGTTAGCGTTTTGAACGGTGTTTTACGCGAATTGCTGGCAGATTAG
- the rdgB gene encoding RdgB/HAM1 family non-canonical purine NTP pyrophosphatase, translated as MTRKFTGDRLLVATHNAGKLEEMTALFQPFGVQVIGAAEMKLDEPEETETTFVGNARIKAHAAAQATGLPALSDDSGIQVDALDGAPGVYTADWAETPDGRDFLMAMTKTRNLLEERNAPEPRTARFCSTLVMAWPDGHDEVFEGTVEGTLVWPIRGEHGHGYDPMFQPVGHDVTFAEMTADAKNEISHRANAFKKLIDGCFD; from the coding sequence ATGACACGCAAATTCACCGGTGACCGGTTGTTGGTGGCGACGCATAACGCGGGCAAGCTGGAAGAAATGACAGCCTTGTTCCAGCCATTCGGCGTGCAGGTCATCGGTGCCGCCGAGATGAAGCTGGACGAACCGGAAGAAACCGAAACCACCTTTGTCGGAAACGCCCGGATCAAGGCGCACGCCGCGGCGCAGGCCACCGGCCTGCCTGCTTTGTCGGATGATTCCGGTATTCAGGTCGACGCATTGGACGGCGCCCCGGGCGTTTACACCGCGGATTGGGCCGAAACCCCCGATGGTCGCGACTTCCTGATGGCCATGACCAAAACCCGTAACCTGCTGGAGGAACGCAACGCGCCCGAACCGCGCACCGCGCGGTTTTGCTCGACGCTGGTGATGGCTTGGCCGGACGGCCATGACGAGGTCTTCGAGGGCACAGTTGAGGGCACATTGGTCTGGCCCATTCGCGGTGAACATGGTCACGGATATGACCCGATGTTCCAACCGGTTGGTCACGACGTCACCTTTGCAGAAATGACCGCCGACGCAAAGAACGAGATCAGCCATCGCGCCAATGCGTTCAAAAAATTGATCGACGGCTGCTTTGACTGA
- the rph gene encoding ribonuclease PH → MRPSGRKLDEMRAVSIETGFTKHAEGSALIKIGHTHVLCTATIEDRVPPFIKGSGLGWVTAEYGMLPRATNTRMRREAAMGKQGGRTVEIQRLIGRSLRAGVDRSALGERQITIDCDVLQADGGTRCASITGGWVALKLAVNKLMKAGDIVSDPLVDPVAAVSCGIYAGQPVLDLDYPEDSEAGVDGNFILTGTGRLIEIQMSAEGQTFSRDQMNQLMDLAEKGVSELVAAQKAATA, encoded by the coding sequence ATGCGACCCTCGGGAAGAAAACTGGACGAAATGCGCGCTGTTTCCATTGAAACAGGCTTTACCAAACACGCCGAAGGGTCCGCCTTGATCAAGATTGGTCACACACATGTGCTGTGTACCGCCACCATTGAAGACCGCGTGCCGCCGTTTATCAAGGGGTCAGGTCTGGGCTGGGTCACCGCCGAATACGGCATGTTGCCCCGCGCCACCAACACCCGCATGCGCCGCGAGGCTGCGATGGGCAAACAGGGTGGCCGCACCGTTGAAATCCAGCGTCTGATCGGCCGCTCGCTGCGCGCGGGCGTAGACCGCTCTGCCTTGGGCGAACGCCAGATCACCATTGACTGTGACGTACTGCAAGCCGATGGCGGTACCCGCTGTGCGTCGATCACCGGCGGTTGGGTCGCGCTGAAACTGGCGGTGAACAAGCTGATGAAAGCGGGTGATATCGTCTCTGACCCCTTGGTAGACCCTGTTGCGGCCGTCAGCTGCGGGATTTACGCGGGCCAGCCGGTTTTGGATCTGGACTATCCTGAAGACAGCGAAGCCGGTGTCGACGGCAACTTTATCCTGACAGGCACCGGGCGTTTGATCGAAATCCAGATGAGCGCCGAGGGCCAAACCTTTTCGCGCGATCAGATGAACCAGCTGATGGATCTGGCAGAGAAAGGCGTGTCCGAACTGGTCGCCGCACAAAAGGCAGCCACGGCATGA
- the hrcA gene encoding heat-inducible transcriptional repressor HrcA, producing the protein MTDTPNILEELNDRSREVFRRVVEGYLANGDPVGSRTLTRDFSEKVSAATIRNVMQDLEFMGLLDSPHVSAGRIPTQRGLRMFVDGLMEVGIPDSADREKIDATRGGNERDVAGLLDRVGSALSGVTQGASLVLAPKHEAPIKHIEFVSLGHDRALGVLVLADGHVENRLFTPSPGQTPSSMREAANFLNALIEGKTLSEVQSVIQSEIKKRRREIDSLAAELVQQGLAVWDGDDDSNQRLIVRGRSNLLGAAGEGEDLDRIRTLFDDLERKRDIAEFLELTDEGHGVRIFIGSENKLFSLSGSSLVVSPYMNADRKIIGAVGVIGPTRLNYGRIVPIVDYTAQLVGKLLTDKS; encoded by the coding sequence ATGACAGATACACCGAATATTCTTGAAGAGCTGAATGACAGATCGCGCGAGGTGTTTCGCCGCGTTGTCGAAGGCTATCTTGCGAATGGCGATCCGGTGGGGTCGCGCACGCTGACCCGTGATTTCAGCGAAAAGGTCAGTGCGGCGACAATCCGCAATGTGATGCAGGATCTTGAGTTCATGGGGCTGCTGGACAGTCCGCATGTCAGCGCAGGGCGCATTCCGACCCAGCGTGGATTGCGGATGTTCGTGGATGGGCTGATGGAAGTTGGCATTCCTGATTCCGCAGACCGCGAAAAGATCGACGCGACGCGCGGTGGCAACGAACGTGATGTTGCGGGGTTGCTGGATCGTGTGGGCTCGGCCCTTTCCGGCGTCACGCAGGGGGCGTCGCTGGTGTTGGCCCCCAAACACGAGGCGCCGATCAAACATATCGAATTCGTGTCGCTCGGGCATGACCGGGCGTTGGGCGTGCTGGTGCTGGCTGACGGGCATGTCGAAAACCGACTGTTCACGCCTTCGCCCGGCCAAACGCCAAGTTCGATGCGCGAGGCGGCGAACTTTCTGAACGCGCTGATCGAGGGCAAGACCCTGAGCGAAGTGCAGTCGGTAATTCAAAGTGAAATCAAGAAACGCCGTCGCGAGATTGACAGTCTGGCCGCAGAACTGGTGCAACAGGGCCTGGCCGTTTGGGATGGTGACGACGACAGCAATCAGCGTCTGATCGTGCGGGGCCGGTCGAATCTGTTGGGCGCTGCAGGTGAGGGTGAGGATCTTGACCGAATCCGCACGCTGTTTGACGACCTTGAACGCAAGCGTGATATCGCCGAATTCCTCGAATTGACCGACGAAGGCCACGGTGTGCGCATTTTTATTGGTTCAGAGAACAAACTTTTCTCACTTTCGGGTTCCTCTCTGGTGGTTTCCCCATATATGAACGCAGATCGAAAGATCATCGGAGCGGTGGGGGTCATCGGACCCACGCGATTGAATTACGGGCGCATCGTTCCGATTGTGGATTATACGGCGCAATTGGTGGGCAAATTGCTGACCGATAAAAGTTAG
- a CDS encoding nucleotide exchange factor GrpE, which produces MAEPKENDFLDDIDAAEADEYADEMAEIDDEALELDQLRAERDQLKDRFMRALADAENARKRSEKDRREAENYGGSKLARDMLPVYDNMKRALEAVTEDQRSVAGPLLEGIELTMRELLSVFKKHGIDMISPEVGDRFDPQHHQAMFEAPVPGTKAGDIIQVAAEGFMLHDRLLRPAQVGVSSMPAS; this is translated from the coding sequence ATGGCGGAGCCGAAAGAGAACGATTTTCTGGACGACATCGACGCGGCCGAAGCGGACGAATACGCGGACGAAATGGCCGAGATTGATGACGAAGCGTTGGAGCTGGACCAGTTGCGTGCCGAACGGGATCAACTGAAAGACCGCTTTATGCGGGCGCTGGCAGATGCGGAAAACGCGCGCAAGCGGTCCGAGAAAGACCGGCGCGAGGCCGAGAATTATGGCGGGTCAAAGTTGGCGCGCGATATGTTGCCGGTGTATGACAATATGAAACGTGCGCTTGAGGCCGTGACCGAGGACCAGCGCAGTGTCGCGGGTCCGTTGCTGGAAGGCATCGAGCTGACCATGCGCGAATTGCTGAGCGTGTTCAAAAAACACGGCATCGACATGATCTCGCCCGAGGTGGGAGACAGGTTCGACCCGCAGCACCATCAGGCGATGTTCGAGGCCCCGGTGCCCGGCACCAAAGCCGGCGACATCATTCAGGTTGCCGCCGAAGGATTCATGCTGCACGACCGTTTGTTGCGCCCGGCGCAGGTGGGCGTGTCGTCGATGCCTGCATCGTAA
- the mutS gene encoding DNA mismatch repair protein MutS, giving the protein MTVTPMMAQFLEIKQAHPGSLLFYRMGDFYEMFFDDAVAAAEALDIALTKRGKHDGEDIPMCGVPVHSAEGYLLTLIRKGFRVAVCEQLENPAEAKKRGNKSVVKRGVVRLVTPGTLTEDSLLNARQHNFLAAFAQVRDAAALAWLDMSTGAFRVMPLDQMRLGPELARLAPSELIVMDASEADLAELVSDFGISMTPLSRATFDSTGGEKRLCELFAVQTLDAFGSFDRAQISAMGAIVEYLNITQKGKLPLVRPPQQENQLGQVQIDAATRRNLELTHALSGGRAGSLLASIDKTLTAGGARLLERRLSSPSRNVRIIQDRLDAVSFFLDNSLLLGLTERLRHVPDLDRALSRLSLDRGGPRDLTAIRDGLTQAASIAQDGLGPDAPQAVADALTRMGGMDDLIDLLDDALVAEPPLLARDGGFIAPGYNAELDEARTLRDEGRSVIAAMQQEFAKVTGISSLKIKHNNVLGYFIETTATHAEKMLSPPLSETFIHRQTTANQVRFTTVELSEMETKILNAGNRAIETEKRLYQMLSDTVLAKAAEIFQTATALAELDVSCALARLARSEDWCRPQVDDSRAFDIVGGRHPVVEKSLRDGSGAPFIANDCNLTAEDGSNIWLLTGPNMAGKSTFLRQNALIALLAQMGSYVPATSARIGVISQLFSRVGAADDLARGRSTFMVEMVETAAILNQADDRALVILDEIGRGTATYDGLSIAWATLEHLHDGNKSRALFATHYHELTALAGKLDHVDNATVAVKEFDGEVVFLHEVQKGAADRSYGVQVAQLAGLPSSVIARARTVLEALEKGEREGGATQKAIIDDLPLFSMQAAPPAPKIAKSPVLEMIGDLHPDEMTPKQALEALYKLKEAAKI; this is encoded by the coding sequence ATGACGGTCACGCCGATGATGGCGCAATTTCTGGAGATCAAGCAGGCGCACCCCGGGTCGCTGCTGTTCTACCGGATGGGCGATTTCTACGAGATGTTCTTTGACGACGCGGTCGCCGCCGCCGAGGCGTTGGACATTGCCCTGACCAAACGCGGCAAACATGACGGCGAAGACATCCCCATGTGCGGCGTGCCGGTGCATTCCGCCGAAGGCTATTTGCTGACGCTGATCCGCAAAGGGTTTCGCGTGGCCGTTTGCGAGCAATTGGAAAACCCCGCCGAGGCCAAGAAACGCGGCAATAAATCCGTGGTGAAACGGGGCGTTGTGCGGCTGGTGACTCCCGGCACGCTGACCGAGGATTCCCTGTTGAACGCACGGCAGCACAATTTTCTGGCGGCCTTTGCCCAGGTCCGCGATGCCGCCGCGCTGGCGTGGCTGGACATGTCGACAGGTGCGTTTCGCGTGATGCCGCTGGACCAGATGCGGCTGGGGCCGGAACTGGCGCGGCTGGCACCATCGGAACTGATCGTTATGGACGCATCAGAGGCTGATTTGGCAGAATTAGTGTCTGATTTCGGGATTTCGATGACACCGCTGTCGCGTGCGACATTCGACAGCACGGGTGGCGAAAAGCGGCTGTGCGAGCTGTTTGCGGTTCAGACGCTAGATGCCTTCGGCAGCTTTGACCGCGCGCAGATTTCCGCGATGGGCGCGATAGTCGAGTATCTGAACATCACGCAAAAGGGCAAACTGCCGCTGGTGCGTCCGCCACAGCAAGAGAACCAGTTGGGACAGGTCCAGATCGACGCCGCAACACGGCGCAATCTGGAGCTGACCCATGCCCTGTCAGGTGGCCGTGCCGGATCGCTGCTGGCTTCAATCGACAAGACCCTGACCGCAGGCGGCGCGCGGTTGTTGGAACGACGCCTCTCCAGCCCTTCGCGCAATGTACGGATCATTCAGGATCGGCTGGATGCGGTCAGTTTTTTCCTTGATAACAGTCTCTTACTCGGGTTGACCGAGCGGTTGCGCCATGTGCCAGATCTGGACCGCGCCCTGTCGCGTCTGTCGCTGGACCGCGGCGGTCCGCGGGACCTGACCGCCATCCGCGACGGCCTGACCCAAGCCGCATCCATCGCGCAGGACGGGCTGGGACCGGATGCGCCACAGGCCGTGGCCGATGCGCTGACCCGTATGGGCGGCATGGATGATCTGATTGACCTGCTGGACGACGCGCTGGTGGCTGAACCGCCCCTGCTGGCCCGAGACGGAGGTTTCATCGCGCCGGGGTATAACGCCGAGCTGGACGAGGCCCGCACGCTGCGCGACGAGGGCCGGTCTGTGATCGCTGCGATGCAACAGGAGTTCGCCAAGGTTACGGGCATTTCGTCGCTGAAGATCAAGCACAACAACGTGCTGGGCTATTTCATCGAAACCACGGCCACCCATGCCGAAAAGATGCTTTCGCCGCCGCTGTCCGAAACCTTTATCCACCGTCAGACCACAGCCAATCAGGTGCGGTTCACCACCGTTGAGTTGTCCGAGATGGAGACCAAGATCCTGAACGCGGGCAATCGGGCGATTGAGACGGAAAAGCGGCTCTATCAAATGCTTTCCGACACGGTTTTGGCAAAGGCGGCCGAGATTTTTCAGACCGCCACCGCGCTGGCCGAACTGGATGTGTCCTGTGCCCTTGCCCGTCTGGCGCGGTCCGAAGATTGGTGCCGTCCGCAGGTGGACGACAGCCGCGCGTTTGACATCGTCGGCGGGCGACATCCTGTCGTGGAAAAATCCCTGCGCGATGGATCGGGTGCGCCGTTCATCGCCAACGACTGCAACCTGACCGCCGAAGACGGGTCGAACATCTGGCTGCTGACCGGTCCGAACATGGCTGGTAAATCAACATTCCTGCGGCAAAACGCGCTGATCGCGCTGCTGGCGCAAATGGGCAGCTATGTGCCGGCAACCTCGGCGCGAATCGGTGTGATCAGCCAACTGTTCAGCCGTGTGGGCGCTGCCGACGATCTGGCGCGCGGGCGATCGACGTTCATGGTGGAAATGGTCGAAACCGCCGCGATCCTGAATCAGGCAGACGACCGGGCGCTGGTGATCCTGGACGAGATTGGCCGCGGCACTGCCACCTATGACGGCCTGTCGATTGCCTGGGCCACGCTGGAACATCTGCACGATGGCAACAAAAGCCGCGCGCTGTTCGCCACGCACTACCACGAGCTGACCGCACTGGCCGGCAAGCTGGACCATGTCGACAATGCCACTGTCGCGGTCAAGGAATTTGATGGCGAAGTCGTGTTCCTGCACGAGGTGCAAAAAGGCGCGGCTGACCGGTCTTATGGTGTGCAGGTCGCGCAACTGGCCGGCCTGCCCTCGTCGGTCATCGCCCGCGCCCGCACGGTGCTGGAAGCATTGGAAAAAGGCGAGCGCGAGGGCGGCGCCACGCAAAAGGCGATTATCGACGATCTGCCACTATTCAGCATGCAGGCAGCCCCACCCGCGCCAAAAATTGCGAAAAGCCCCGTGTTAGAGATGATAGGCGATCTGCATCCTGACGAGATGACACCGAAACAGGCGCTTGAGGCGCTGTATAAACTGAAAGAGGCGGCCAAAATCTGA
- a CDS encoding NADP-dependent malic enzyme, which produces MSKTKVTAEEALAFHLEPTPGKFEITATVPMTTQRDLSLAYSPGVAVPCEAIAANPETAYDYTNKGNLVAVISNGTAVLGLGNLGALASKPVMEGKAVLFKRFADVNSIDIELDTEDADEFCRAVRLMGPTFGGINLEDIKAPECFIIEQRLKEEMDIPVFHDDQHGTAVICAAGLINALHLSNKKIEDVKIVLNGAGAAGIACLELLKSMGARHENCIMCDTKGVIFQGRTEGMNQWKSAHAVTTELRTLEEAMVNCDVFLGVSAKGAVTPQMVASMADNPVIFAMANPDPEITPEEAHEVRMDAIVATGRSDYPNQVNNVLGFPYLFRGALDINARAINDEMKIACAHALAQLAREDVPDEVALAYGKNLTFGRDYIIPTPFDPRLIHRIPTAVAKAGMDTGAARRPIIDMEAYELSLKSRMDPTANILRGINARARAAQARMIFAEGDDPRVLRAAVMYQRSGLGKALVVGRSDDVKAKLEAAGLGDAVREIEVVNAANTQHLGTYKTFLYDRLKRRGFDRSDIHRLAARDRHVFSSLMLAHGHGDGLVTGATRKSAHVLERINNVFDADAEHGAAGITALLHKGRIVLIADTLVHEWPDEEDLANIAERGAVVARHLGIEPRVAFVSFSTFGYPVSERAEKMAMAPKVLDRRGVDFEYEGEMTVDVAMNAKSQQAYPFSRLTGPANILVVPARHSASISVKLMQEMGGATVIGPILSGVDRSIQICSTVSTANDILNMAVLAACKVG; this is translated from the coding sequence ATGTCGAAGACCAAAGTCACAGCAGAAGAGGCGTTGGCCTTCCATCTTGAACCCACGCCAGGCAAGTTCGAGATCACCGCCACGGTCCCGATGACCACCCAGCGCGACCTGAGCCTGGCCTATTCGCCGGGCGTTGCGGTGCCTTGCGAAGCCATCGCCGCGAACCCCGAGACGGCCTATGATTACACCAACAAGGGCAACCTTGTGGCAGTGATTTCCAACGGTACGGCGGTTCTGGGTCTGGGCAACCTTGGCGCGCTGGCGTCCAAGCCGGTGATGGAGGGCAAGGCGGTTCTGTTCAAACGCTTTGCCGATGTGAACAGCATCGACATCGAACTGGACACCGAGGACGCAGACGAATTTTGTCGTGCGGTGCGGCTGATGGGGCCGACATTCGGCGGTATCAACCTTGAGGACATCAAGGCACCCGAATGCTTTATCATCGAGCAGCGTCTGAAAGAGGAAATGGACATTCCCGTTTTCCACGACGACCAGCATGGCACCGCTGTGATCTGTGCGGCCGGTCTGATCAACGCGCTGCATCTGTCGAACAAGAAAATCGAAGACGTCAAAATTGTGCTGAACGGCGCAGGGGCCGCGGGCATTGCCTGTCTTGAGCTGCTCAAGTCGATGGGTGCGCGGCACGAAAACTGTATCATGTGCGACACCAAGGGCGTGATTTTCCAAGGCCGCACCGAGGGCATGAACCAGTGGAAATCGGCCCATGCGGTCACGACCGAACTGCGCACGCTGGAAGAGGCGATGGTGAATTGCGACGTGTTTCTGGGGGTGTCGGCCAAAGGTGCCGTGACACCGCAGATGGTCGCGTCGATGGCGGACAATCCGGTGATTTTCGCCATGGCAAACCCCGACCCCGAGATCACGCCCGAAGAGGCACACGAGGTGCGGATGGACGCCATCGTGGCCACAGGGCGCAGCGATTACCCCAACCAGGTGAACAACGTCCTGGGCTTTCCCTATCTGTTCCGCGGGGCGCTGGACATCAACGCACGCGCCATCAACGACGAGATGAAGATTGCCTGTGCGCACGCGCTGGCGCAACTCGCGCGCGAGGACGTACCGGACGAGGTGGCGCTGGCCTATGGAAAGAACCTGACCTTCGGGCGCGATTACATCATCCCGACGCCGTTCGACCCGCGCCTGATCCACCGTATCCCGACGGCTGTGGCCAAGGCAGGGATGGACACCGGTGCCGCGCGTCGCCCGATCATCGACATGGAAGCCTATGAGCTGTCATTGAAATCGCGGATGGACCCCACCGCGAACATCCTGCGCGGCATCAACGCCCGGGCGCGTGCGGCACAGGCGCGGATGATCTTTGCCGAGGGCGACGACCCACGCGTTTTGCGCGCAGCGGTGATGTATCAACGGTCTGGTCTGGGCAAGGCGCTGGTTGTCGGGCGTTCGGACGACGTCAAAGCCAAGCTGGAAGCCGCAGGTCTGGGCGACGCTGTGCGCGAGATCGAGGTCGTAAACGCGGCGAACACCCAGCATCTCGGAACCTACAAGACGTTTCTGTATGATCGGCTGAAGCGACGCGGGTTCGACCGGTCGGACATCCACCGGCTGGCCGCGCGCGACCGGCATGTATTTTCCTCGTTGATGCTGGCGCATGGACATGGCGATGGTCTGGTGACAGGGGCCACGCGCAAATCGGCGCATGTTCTGGAACGTATCAACAATGTCTTTGATGCCGACGCCGAACATGGTGCGGCAGGGATCACCGCGCTGTTGCACAAGGGGCGGATCGTGCTGATTGCCGACACGCTGGTGCACGAATGGCCGGACGAGGAAGATCTGGCCAATATCGCAGAACGCGGCGCTGTCGTGGCGCGCCATCTGGGGATCGAACCGCGTGTGGCCTTTGTCAGCTTCTCGACCTTTGGCTATCCGGTGTCCGAGCGGGCCGAGAAAATGGCGATGGCACCCAAGGTTCTGGACCGGCGTGGCGTTGATTTCGAATACGAAGGTGAAATGACCGTCGACGTCGCCATGAACGCCAAATCACAACAGGCCTATCCGTTCTCGCGTCTGACCGGGCCTGCGAACATTCTGGTGGTGCCGGCACGGCATTCGGCCAGCATTTCGGTCAAGCTGATGCAGGAAATGGGCGGGGCCACGGTGATCGGGCCGATCCTGTCCGGCGTGGACCGGTCGATTCAAATCTGTTCGACGGTTTCGACCGCCAACGACATCCTGAACATGGCTGTTCTGGCCGCCTGCAAGGTCGGCTGA
- a CDS encoding ribokinase, with product MAIWNLGSINIDVVYRVPHLPAPGETLAATEVMRGLGGKGANMSVAAARAAARVAHIGAVGADGGWTVDRLMEYGVDVRYVARLTGETGHAIIAVDDSGENSIILYSGANRVLAGDMIAAALSSADFGDTLLMQNETNGQAEAAQIASQLGLKVVYAAAPFDADAVQKVLPYLDLLVLNAVEAAQLADSLEAKLEDLHISQIVVTRGADGCDHYDNIRKTKVHYPSVKVDALDTTGAGDTFTGYLVAGLDRDLPIAQAIELATTAAAIMVTRHGTADVIPDLKDIEDFRLR from the coding sequence ATGGCAATCTGGAACCTCGGGTCGATCAACATCGACGTGGTCTACCGGGTGCCGCATTTGCCGGCACCCGGTGAAACCCTGGCCGCGACCGAGGTGATGCGCGGTCTGGGCGGCAAGGGGGCGAACATGTCGGTCGCCGCTGCCCGTGCTGCCGCCCGCGTTGCCCATATTGGCGCCGTTGGGGCAGATGGCGGCTGGACCGTGGACCGGCTGATGGAATACGGCGTCGACGTGCGTTATGTCGCGCGCCTGACCGGCGAAACGGGCCATGCCATTATCGCGGTGGATGACTCGGGCGAGAACAGTATTATTCTCTATTCAGGGGCAAATCGCGTTCTGGCCGGCGATATGATCGCGGCTGCGCTGTCCTCTGCCGACTTTGGCGACACGCTGCTGATGCAGAACGAAACCAACGGTCAGGCCGAGGCAGCGCAGATTGCCAGCCAATTGGGCCTGAAGGTGGTTTATGCCGCGGCACCCTTTGACGCAGATGCGGTGCAAAAGGTTTTGCCCTATCTGGACCTTCTGGTGTTGAACGCGGTCGAGGCTGCGCAGCTCGCCGACAGTCTGGAGGCGAAGCTAGAAGATTTGCACATCTCCCAGATCGTGGTGACGCGCGGGGCTGACGGCTGCGATCACTATGACAACATTCGCAAAACCAAGGTGCATTATCCGTCGGTCAAGGTTGACGCACTTGACACCACCGGGGCCGGTGACACGTTCACCGGTTATCTGGTGGCCGGTCTGGACCGTGATTTGCCAATTGCACAAGCCATCGAGCTGGCCACAACCGCAGCGGCCATCATGGTAACGCGTCACGGAACGGCCGATGTCATTCCTGATCTGAAAGACATTGAAGATTTCAGGCTGCGCTAG